The genomic DNA GTTGGCGGGGGCCACGAACGATCGGTCACCCGGAGTTCAAAAATCTGCCCGGCCACCAGATGCGCGCCAACCGGCGGCTGGAGTATCTCGGGAAATCGGTCCTCCGGCTCGATCGAGACGACAACCTCCTGACTGCGCACTTCCCCGAAAGCGTTGGAGACGACCACCGAGTAGAAGCCGGAATCGCCGGTTGATGCCGGGTCGAGAACGAGAGCCGGACCCGAACGATCCTGAAGCCACCGGGCGCCCTTGAACCAGCGAAAGACCAGGGGTTCGGAACCATCGGCTTCAACCGCCAATTCGACCCGCCCACCCTCGATTCCCGCCACGCTGGCGGGCTGAACGACAATCTCCGGTGGCTGATCCACCGGCAACACCTTGAGGAAGGCAATCCGGCCGGTGATCGCACCCGCCGGATTGAAGACGGTAACCTGATAATGTCCCTCATCCACTTCGGTCACATCCGCCAGATCGAGACGACTGTCGGTTGCATCCTCAATGGGGGCGCCGTCGTGGGTCCAGAGATAGGAAAGCGGCGCCGTTCCCGTGGCGGAAACTTCCAGCACTACATTTGAACCGGCCAGCACCTCCTGATCGGCGGGATCGACAACGATGGCCGGCGGGGTCATGATCGAGCGGCTGGCCAGAACCTGTCCTCCGGAACTGACTGCGTGGAACATCCGTTGGCCGAAAGTCACCGAATTGAGCTGCTGAGCCGTGCCCACCTCGGCCTGAACCCAGCTTTCACCGCGATCAATCGAATAGATCACGGTTCCCCGGTCTCCGACGGCAACAAAGATGCCGTCGCCAAAAGTCACGCTGCGCAGGGAAGCCGTGGTCCCCGAGTTGCGCACCGACCAGGTGAGGCCATCATCAGAGATACGCACGGAACCTCCCCCGCCCACCATGACATAACGCTCCCGCCCGTAGGTAATCGACCGGGCTGAACCGGTAAAGCCGCCATCATGCCGCTCCCAGACACTGCCGTCGGTCGAGGTCCAGATCTTTCCCTCATTCCCCGTGATGAACTGGTCCCGGGCAAAACAGACGGCATAGAGATTCGTGCTTATTCCTTCGACGACAGCGCTCGACCAATCGTCCAGGCCATCCGAGGCGGTCGCTATCCGACCTCCGGTTCCCACCACGACAAAACGGCCGTTTCCGTGAGCGGCCCCCCAGAAGGAGTGACCGGCCAGGGCCTGTGACCAGACCAGACGGTCGTCGCTATGGCCTATCCCGAACTCATTGACCTGACCGACCACGATCCGCGACCCGTTCAGGGCAACGCTGTAGGCGCCGCCCAGACTCTCCACCGCCCGATCCTCCAGAACAGAAAGATTCACGTCCCAGGCAACCTGGCGGCCCGGACCGACTGCGACATACTCCCCGCGATCCGCGCCATAGGCGACCGACCAGAGAAGGGAGGCCCCGAAGGGTTGGTAGATGTTCCATTCCCTCTGCCCGTAGAGAGGTAACAGACCCGATCCCAGGAAGGAAACGGCCCACAGGACCCGGACGATCAGGGCAATCGGAGGCTGACCGACGCGGCGGCCGGCGCAGAACTGGATGAAAATACTCAAGGCGGTTGATCTGCACAGCAGATTTGACGCCAGCCGAGTCTTAAATGTCATAACCAATTGTTCTAAAGCATTTTACAATACTCTATTACTGTGGAAAGTGAGGGATCTCCCCCGCGGAACAGGCAGATCTTGCCCAGTTGGTGTCAACCGGTTCCACCCGACCGGCTGGCGGAATCACCCTAAGCCGATGTCCCACCCGGCGCTCAGGCCCGCCCCGGTTGTGATGCGCGGCCGGGATCTGCTATGCTCCAAAACGTCAAACGCCGATCGGTTCACGACTGACATCGCACCGATCAGTGGGAGACAGTTCATTCCTGGTACATGCGGTTCATCGGACCCGCAACTGGTGGGCAACCGGTTGCGGGTTCTCCGTTTATCGGTGGATCTCTGGAAAAGCCCCTTTACCTTCGCCGGAACCAGCGCGAACGTCTCCGCGTGAGTCTCAACCGTTATGAGCAGATGCTGCTCGACTATGTCCACGAACACCCCGACGAAACGGATTTCTGGCGCAACCAGGTCACCGCTCTGCGCGAAAGCCACCCCGAACACATCCGCCGGGTCGAGGAATTGAACCGAATGCTCTGGGGCTATTACGTTGAGCGGGGACGCCATGTCGCGCGTTTTGCGACGGTCTTTTCCCGTGAGGGCCATGCCACCATAAGCATGCGCAATCTCGCCGAGTACCTGATCGAGAGATGGTCCCCCCCAAGGGGTCGGATCGGGTAGCCGGCCTTATCGACCGGCTTTCAGCTTCTCGCGGGCCGCATCGCCAATGAGGCGGGCAATCGCCTCGTCCCGCATCCGATCGGTGCAGATCAACAGGTCGTATTCATGAGGATCGCCGTTGTCGGCGGCAAAATGTTGCCTGACGAATCGGCGGCTGGCCGCATCCTTTTTCCGGATCCTTTCGCGCGCCGCCTTCTCATCCAGGTTGTGATACGCACAAACCTGCGCGATCCGCCGTTCGATTGATCCGATCAGACGGACATGAAGGACTCCGGGCATCGATGCCGTCATCAGATTGGCCCCGCGTCCCACCAGGATGACCTGACCCAGGGAAGCCAGTTTCACGACTGTCTCAACCGTGTGATGAAACAGAGTCCAGCTCGAAGGATGCAAACCGAGGATCTCCTCGATCGTATCCGTAAGCCCGCCCACCCTGTCTTCCTTCAGATAGCCCTTCAAACGATTGGGAAGATTATGATCCGCAAGAACACGCTCCACCAGGTTTTCATCAAAAACCGTCCACTGGCATCCGGAACCCGGAAGGATCTCATCGAGGTAACCGGCAAGGATCCTGCCGATGGTCACCGCGCGGGATCCGGTTTCCCGCGAGATCGTGACCGCAGGTGCCACCCGCCTGGCGCGGTCCCGTCGTTTACCGCCTTCAGTGAGTCGACAATCGATGTAATGCCGACATAGCTCGAACATCCGGTCGTCCTGCATGAGTCGCCTTTCAGCTACAAGATGAGACCAAATCTCCGTCCACGCAAGAACAGGTGCGCAAAGAGCATTGAATGAGGGAAGCCAGGCAGGAATCCCTCCCCTCCAAAGCCCGGGATCACAGAAAGGAGAAGACCGGCCCGATCATCGGAACGTGACGATCTCCGCAAAGGGTCGCCTCGAAAGCGCCGGTACTTTCACGTCCTCGGCCGGATAGCCGACGACCAGCAGGAGATAGGCACGTTCACTCTTCGGCCGGTCAAGAATCTGATTGAGGAACCCCATCGGGCTTGGAGTATGCACCAGACAGGCCAGGCCTGAGAGGTGCAGGCAGGACACCAGGAAACCCGCAGCCAGGCCGACCGATTCGTTGACGTAGTAGTTCCTTGACTGCGACTGGTCCGCCTCAGTCCGGTGACTCTGGGCAAATACCGCGATCAGGACCGGAGCGGTTTCCAGAAACGGTTTCTCGGACGTCGTGCCAAATGGCTGAACTGCCCGCAGCCACTCATCCGGCGCTCGCCCTCCATAGAAGGCCCGCTCCTCCTGTTCAGCCGCATCCCGAATGCGCTTCTTCACGTCCGGGTTCTCAACCACCACAAAGTGCCAGGGTTGGCGATTGGCCCCGCTCGGAGCCGTTCCCGCCGTGCGCAGACAGGACTCAATGACTTCACGCGGAACGGTTTCCGATGAGAATTCCCGGACGCTTCGACGACGACTCAATTCTTCGAATAGATGCTGCGCAGTCTCGCGCATTTCAGAGACGGGCACCCGCCGATAATCACTCCACTTCTTGAAGTCGCTTTCACTCGCCATCTCATCCCCCTACCCCAGGGGGATCGATCTGACAACCTCCCAATGAAACCACCGAGGGATGAGCTAATCCCCCGGGTAAGCAAATCTACTAACTTGATCGCCGGGCAGAAATCACCGGACCCTCCGAGGAGTTCGCTCCACGGGACATTCCAGAGCGGGTGGTGCCGAATCCCGCCAATTCATGCCGGGAAGGGCCAAGAATACACGGCGATTCCCTTAAGGCCGGCAGGTCTGCAACCGTTCCTTGAATGGGCACCTCCCTTCGGGGCGCGCTGCCAGGCTCCGACCAACGATTCCTCATGTCATCCATCATCCTTTTGCGAAGCGAAAACAACCGCCTTCGGGGTCGGGCTTTCCTGTCCCATCAAGGCCGGATCTTCCAACGCGAATTGGTGCCGAGGAGCGATCCGGGATCCACGCTGGCAGCCGAGACGCCCGATGTCATCATCGCAGCCTGGTTCTCCGCCGCTGATGATCTCGATGGATTCCTCCGCGGCCTGTGCACTTCCCAATCCAATACTCCCGTCTACCTGGTTGCCGAGAATCTCAGCCCCGACGAAGTGATCAGTGCCGTGCGGGCGGGGGCAAGAGACGTGTTCCTCCTGCCGCTCAATCCGCAGGAGATCCTGAATCGTCTGAGCATGGATGCCCGGGCCATCTCGAGTGAAGCCGGGATTGATCCCGGTGAATGGGAACGCTGCTGCCGATTCCTCCAGCCCGAATCCGAATCGGAAATCGATACCTCCGGCCCGGAGAATCCGCTCGAAGACGCCCTGATAAGAATCGAATCCGAGCGGCAGGAACTCGAACTCGAGCGCCAGCTTCTCAAAGAGGAATGGGAACAGGTCAGGGAACTCCAGGTCACCGCCGGCCCCGCGGAAGTCTCAGACGAAGCGAAACGGGAACTCGAACGCCGGGCGAGCGAGCTGGAGGATCAACGCTACGATTTTGAGGAGCAGAAAATCTTCCTGATGGATGCCCAGCGTGAGGTCGAGGCGGCAAGGCTCGCCTGGGAGGAAGAGCGCCGGGCGCTGGAAAGCTCCAATGAGGAACTGCGGACGAAACTCGAGGCCCTCCAGCAGGGCCAGCCGAACGGCAAGCGGAGTGGGGCCACTCCCGGGCCGGACGGCAAATGGCTGCGCTCGTCCATCGGAT from Opitutaceae bacterium includes the following:
- a CDS encoding cytidylate kinase-like family protein — protein: MFELCRHYIDCRLTEGGKRRDRARRVAPAVTISRETGSRAVTIGRILAGYLDEILPGSGCQWTVFDENLVERVLADHNLPNRLKGYLKEDRVGGLTDTIEEILGLHPSSWTLFHHTVETVVKLASLGQVILVGRGANLMTASMPGVLHVRLIGSIERRIAQVCAYHNLDEKAARERIRKKDAASRRFVRQHFAADNGDPHEYDLLICTDRMRDEAIARLIGDAAREKLKAGR
- a CDS encoding nitroreductase family protein, which gives rise to MASESDFKKWSDYRRVPVSEMRETAQHLFEELSRRRSVREFSSETVPREVIESCLRTAGTAPSGANRQPWHFVVVENPDVKKRIRDAAEQEERAFYGGRAPDEWLRAVQPFGTTSEKPFLETAPVLIAVFAQSHRTEADQSQSRNYYVNESVGLAAGFLVSCLHLSGLACLVHTPSPMGFLNQILDRPKSERAYLLLVVGYPAEDVKVPALSRRPFAEIVTFR